CAGGTCAAATCGATTTATTTGCTTTCGAAGTCTTGACTTTTGCTTAGCGCGGCGCGAAGCCGACTCCCCGGAGAACAAGGCAGCGCCTTGTTTTCCTCGCATCACGCGAAGTCGCGCGAAGGGTCGTTACAGCGTTTTGGAAAACTTGAGATAGGGGAAGTACTGAGCGTCGAGCGAGGTGTCGCGCTGCAGACGCTGCCACTCGAAATGCGGCCCTGGATCGGTCTTGCGACCGGGGGCGATGTCCGAGTGACCGGCGAGCGCTTCGACCGGATAGCGAGCCTTGAGCGCGCTCACCAGGGCGCTGAGCGTGCGGTATTGAGCCGCTTCGAAAGGCGTGGTGTCGCTGCCCTCCAACTCGATGCCGATCGAGAAGTCATTGCAGCGTTCGCGGCCGAAAAAATTCGATGGCCCGGCGTGCCACGCGCGTTCGTTGCACGACACGAACTGCTCGAGCGCGCCGTCGCGATGGATCACGAAATGCGCCGACACCCGCACGCCGCGCAGGTGCGAGTCGTAGTATGGGTGGGCGTCGCAATCGAGCGTGTTGAGGAACAGATCGGCGATCGCGGTGCCGCCGAATTCGTTGGGCGGCAGGCTGATGTTGTGAACCACGATCAGCGTCGGCACGGCCGCTTCGGGCCGCGCTTCGAAATTCGGCGATGGCAGTTTGCGTGCGGCCGCGACCCAACCGTCGGCATCGACGGTGAACGCGACGCTCATCGAGCGTCGCGGCCAGTGGGTCGCGCGCCGTGGCGCTGCGCGTGCGCGGCGCTGCAGAACGGCTGCCCCGCCACCACCACGGAATCGCTCTTCGGCGCGTGCACGCCGCATTCGACGCACCGGATCATCGGCTCGGCGAGTTGCGCCGGCGCGGCAGCGCGCGCGCCGCCGTTCGGACCATTCGCACCCTTCGCACCCGCGGCGCCATTCGCGCCGGTGCCGTTGCGTTGGGACGCCTGCGCGTCATGACGACGCAGCGCCTTCACCAGCCACTGGCCGACGATGAACAACAGGATCAGCAGAAATATTTGTCGCATGGGACACGCTCACACTACAGCACGGTGCAACAGCACCTCGAAAACAAAACGGCTGCCGACGTACGCCAGCAACAGCGCGACGAACGACGCCAGCACCCAGCGCAATGCCGCACGGCCGCGCCAGCCGGAAACCTTGCGCGCGGTCAGCAGCGCGCCGAACATCACCCACGAAAGAATCGCAAACACGGTCTTGTGATCGAGCCGCAACGCGCGGTCGACCAGTTGCTCGCTGAACAGAATGCCCGACACCAACGTTAGCGTCAGCAGGACGAAACCCGCGCCGATCAAACGGAACAGCAGCTTCTCCAGCGTAAGCAGCGGCGGCAGCGTGTCGAGCCAGCTCGACAGCCAGCCGTTGCCCGCCGCGGCCGCGTGCCGCTGCGCGATGCCGCCGCGCATGGCATGCAGACGCCGCTCGACCAGCAGCATCAGAATGGCGTGCAGCGCCGCGATCGCGAACAGACCGTAGGCGATGTTGGCGATCAGGAAGTGCAGCTTGAACATCGGCGCGGCCGAATACGGCAGCACGCGCACGCCGTTGAACGCCAGCGGCAACAACGAGGCGACGCACGCGAGCGGCAAGACCAGCAGGCGCAAACCGTCGAGCGGAAAGAAAAAGCTCTCGATCCAGTAGATGCCGGCGCCAAGCCAGAACATGGCCGACAGCGCGAACGCGAAACCGAACACCATCGCGTTCTGCGGGAAGAT
The nucleotide sequence above comes from Paraburkholderia aromaticivorans. Encoded proteins:
- the ampD gene encoding 1,6-anhydro-N-acetylmuramyl-L-alanine amidase AmpD, which produces MSVAFTVDADGWVAAARKLPSPNFEARPEAAVPTLIVVHNISLPPNEFGGTAIADLFLNTLDCDAHPYYDSHLRGVRVSAHFVIHRDGALEQFVSCNERAWHAGPSNFFGRERCNDFSIGIELEGSDTTPFEAAQYRTLSALVSALKARYPVEALAGHSDIAPGRKTDPGPHFEWQRLQRDTSLDAQYFPYLKFSKTL
- a CDS encoding PP0621 family protein, which produces MRQIFLLILLFIVGQWLVKALRRHDAQASQRNGTGANGAAGAKGANGPNGGARAAAPAQLAEPMIRCVECGVHAPKSDSVVVAGQPFCSAAHAQRHGARPTGRDAR
- a CDS encoding cytochrome C assembly family protein, translating into MDIVLYALTALLYGGLAVAGWRSHRHAALRPMLESVPPVPAAAAPLSTPSAASGMSTSGRALLFVALLAHGVLLHTTIFPQNAMVFGFAFALSAMFWLGAGIYWIESFFFPLDGLRLLVLPLACVASLLPLAFNGVRVLPYSAAPMFKLHFLIANIAYGLFAIAALHAILMLLVERRLHAMRGGIAQRHAAAAGNGWLSSWLDTLPPLLTLEKLLFRLIGAGFVLLTLTLVSGILFSEQLVDRALRLDHKTVFAILSWVMFGALLTARKVSGWRGRAALRWVLASFVALLLAYVGSRFVFEVLLHRAVV